The following proteins come from a genomic window of Gallus gallus isolate bGalGal1 chromosome 22, bGalGal1.mat.broiler.GRCg7b, whole genome shotgun sequence:
- the GCK gene encoding hexokinase-4 isoform X4: MVHVGRGLSVGGASALGVASGVGPAPWGSLTPQNGPPMGQPPDAPKPSLHTTPQLHPAVGQAPCYGASAVGPSWGATPGGPHVGLPPALWGRRPSRCHLCHGAAVARLHGTAGELAVVTRTRSGWSRMESWRQEKVEQILSEFRLKEEDLRKVMHRMQKEMDRGLKLETHEEASVKMLPTYVRSTPEGSEVGDFLSLDLGGTNFRVMLVKVGEGEEGQWKVKTKHQMYSIPEDAMTGTAEMLFDYISECISDFLDKHQMKHKKLPLGFTFSFPVRHEDIDKGILLNWTKGFKASGAEGNNVVGLLRDAIKRRGDFEMDVVAMVNDTVATMISCYYEDHRCEVGMIVGTGCNACYMEEMHNVELVEGDEGRMCVNTEWGAFGASGELDEFLLEYDRVVDETSLNPGQQLYEKIIGGKYMGEIVRLVLLRLVDENLLFSGQACEKLKTRGAFETRFVSQVESDSGDRKQIYNILTAFGLLPSGSDCDIVRMVCESVSTRAAQMCSAGLAGVINRMRESRSQETLKITVGVDGSVYKLHPSFKDRFHATVRQLTPGCDITFIQSEEGSGRGAALISAVACKMACMMGQ; encoded by the exons ATGGTGCACGTGGGGCGGGGCCTTTCTGTGGGCGGGGCCTCCGCGTTGGGCGTGGCCTCCGGTGTGGGGCCGGCCCCATGGGGCAGCCTCACCCCACAGAATGGGCCccctatggggcagccccccGATGCGCCAAAACCCTCCCTTCACACAACCCCACAGCTTCACCCCGCCGTGGGGCAGGCGCCGTGCTATGGGGCCAGCGCCGTGGGGCCATCCTGGGGGGCTACGCCGGGTGGGCCCCATGTGGGGCTCCCCCCGGCGCTGTGGGGCCGACGGCCATCACGCTGTCACCTTTGTCACGGAGCTGCGGTCGCCCGTCTCCATGGGACCGCTGGAGAGCTGGCGGTGGTGACCAGGACACGGAGTGGTTG GAGCAGGATGGAGAGCTGGCGGCAGGAGAAG GTGGAGCAGATCCTGTCCGAGTTCCGTCTGAAGGAGGAGGACCTGCGGAAGGTGATGCACCGCATGCAGAAGGAGATGGACCGCGGGCTGAAGCTGGAGACGCACGAGGAGGCGTCGGTGAAAATGCTGCCCACCTACGTGCGCTCCACCCCCGAGGGGTCGG AGGTCGGGGATTTCCTCTCGCTGGATCTGGGCGGCACCAACTTCCGCGTGATGCTGGTGAAGGTGGGTGAGGGCGAGGAGGGGCAGTGGAAGGTGAAGACGAAGCACCAGATGTACTCCATCCCCGAGGACGCCATGACGGGGACGGCCGAGATG CTCTTCGACTACATCTCGGAGTGCATCTCCGACTTCCTGGACAAGCACCAGATGAAGCACAAAAAGCTGCCCCTGGGCTTCACCTTCTCCTTCCCCGTGCGGCACGAGGACATCGACAAG GGCATCCTGCTGAACTGGACCAAGGGCTTCAAGGCCTcgggagcagaggggaacaaCGTGGTGGGGCTGCTGCGGGACGCCATAAAACGGCGCGGG GACTTTGAGATGGACGTGGTGGCCATGGTGAACGACACCGTCGCCACCATGATCTCCTGCTACTACGAGGACCACCGCTGCGAGGTCGGCATGATCGTGG GGACGGGCTGCAACGCCTGTTACATGGAGGAGATGCACAACGTGGAGCTGGTGGAGGGCGACGAGGGCCGCATGTGTGTGAACACGGAGTGGGGCGCATTTGGGGCGTCGGGGGAGCTGGACGAGTTCCTGCTGGAGTACGACCGCGTGGTGGACGAGACCTCGCTTAACCCCGGTCAGCAGCT CTACGAGAAGATCATCGGGGGCAAATACATGGGGGAGATCGTGCGGCTGGTGCTGCTGCGGCTGGTGGATGAGAACCTGCTGTTCAGCGGGCAGGCCTGCGAGAAGCTCAAGACACGCGGGGCCTTCGAGACGCGCTTCGTGTCACAGGTGGAGAG CGACTCAGGAGACCGCAAGCAGATCTACAACATCCTCACAGCCTTCGGGCTGCTGCCCTCGGGGTCGGACTGCGACATCGTGCGCATGGTGTGCGAGAGCGTGTCCACACGCGCTGCCCAGATGTGCTCAGCCGGGCTGGCCGGCGTCATCAACCGCATGCGGGAGAGCCGCAGCCAGGAGACCCTCAAGATCACCGTGGGGGTGGACGGCTCTGTCTACAAGCTGCACCCCAG CTTCAAGGACCGTTTCCACGCCACGGTACGACAGCTGACTCCCGGCTGCGACATCACCTTCATCCAGTCGGAGGAGGGCAGCGGGCGCGGCGCCGCGCTCATCTCGGCCGTGGCCTGCAAGATGGCGTGCATGATGGGGCAGTGA
- the GCK gene encoding hexokinase-4 isoform X6, which translates to MGEIVRLVLLRLVDENLLFSGQACEKLKTRGAFETRFVSQVESDSGDRKQIYNILTAFGLLPSGSDCDIVRMVCESVSTRAAQMCSAGLAGVINRMRESRSQETLKITVGVDGSVYKLHPSFKDRFHATVRQLTPGCDITFIQSEEGSGRGAALISAVACKMACMMGQ; encoded by the exons ATGGGGGAGATCGTGCGGCTGGTGCTGCTGCGGCTGGTGGATGAGAACCTGCTGTTCAGCGGGCAGGCCTGCGAGAAGCTCAAGACACGCGGGGCCTTCGAGACGCGCTTCGTGTCACAGGTGGAGAG CGACTCAGGAGACCGCAAGCAGATCTACAACATCCTCACAGCCTTCGGGCTGCTGCCCTCGGGGTCGGACTGCGACATCGTGCGCATGGTGTGCGAGAGCGTGTCCACACGCGCTGCCCAGATGTGCTCAGCCGGGCTGGCCGGCGTCATCAACCGCATGCGGGAGAGCCGCAGCCAGGAGACCCTCAAGATCACCGTGGGGGTGGACGGCTCTGTCTACAAGCTGCACCCCAG CTTCAAGGACCGTTTCCACGCCACGGTACGACAGCTGACTCCCGGCTGCGACATCACCTTCATCCAGTCGGAGGAGGGCAGCGGGCGCGGCGCCGCGCTCATCTCGGCCGTGGCCTGCAAGATGGCGTGCATGATGGGGCAGTGA
- the GCK gene encoding hexokinase-4 isoform X3: MRVRQDGRTRPPTSSERGEPISVALTSWLAEGVLGEGRGLFCGRGPVWRRGFRCVTGTREVGVVCTVGRGLWGRVRLDGRGLKCGRGYGARGAGPFCGRGLRVGRGLRCGAGPMGQPHPTEWAPYGAAPRCAKTLPSHNPTASPRRGAGAVLWGQRRGAILGGYAGWAPCGAPPGAVGPTAITLSPLSRSCGRPSPWDRWRAGGGDQDTEWSRMESWRQEKVEQILSEFRLKEEDLRKVMHRMQKEMDRGLKLETHEEASVKMLPTYVRSTPEGSEVGDFLSLDLGGTNFRVMLVKVGEGEEGQWKVKTKHQMYSIPEDAMTGTAEMLFDYISECISDFLDKHQMKHKKLPLGFTFSFPVRHEDIDKGILLNWTKGFKASGAEGNNVVGLLRDAIKRRGDFEMDVVAMVNDTVATMISCYYEDHRCEVGMIVGTGCNACYMEEMHNVELVEGDEGRMCVNTEWGAFGASGELDEFLLEYDRVVDETSLNPATRRSSGANTWGRSCGWCCCGWWMRTCCSAGRPARSSRHAGPSRRASCHRWRATQETASRSTTSSQPSGCCPRGRTATSCAWCARACPHALPRCAQPGWPASSTACGRAAARRPSRSPWGWTALSTSCTPASRTVSTPRYDS, from the exons ATGAGAGTGCGGCAGGATGGTCGAACCCGCCCACCCACCTCATCGGAGCGGGGAGAGCCAATCAGCGTCGCGCTGACGTCATGGCTGGCAGAGGGTGTGCTGGGCGAAGGGCGGGGCCTTTTTTGTGGGCGTGGCCCCGTCTGGAGGCGGGGCTTCCGGTGTGTGACGGGGACCCGTGAGGTGGGCGTGGTCTGCACGGTGGGGCGTGGTCTGTGGGGGCGTGTCCGTCTGGATGGGCGTGGCCTGAAGTGTGGGCGTGGCTATGGTGCACGTGGGGCGGGGCCTTTCTGTGGGCGGGGCCTCCGCGTTGGGCGTGGCCTCCGGTGTGGGGCCGGCCCCATGGGGCAGCCTCACCCCACAGAATGGGCCccctatggggcagccccccGATGCGCCAAAACCCTCCCTTCACACAACCCCACAGCTTCACCCCGCCGTGGGGCAGGCGCCGTGCTATGGGGCCAGCGCCGTGGGGCCATCCTGGGGGGCTACGCCGGGTGGGCCCCATGTGGGGCTCCCCCCGGCGCTGTGGGGCCGACGGCCATCACGCTGTCACCTTTGTCACGGAGCTGCGGTCGCCCGTCTCCATGGGACCGCTGGAGAGCTGGCGGTGGTGACCAGGACACGGAGTG GAGCAGGATGGAGAGCTGGCGGCAGGAGAAG GTGGAGCAGATCCTGTCCGAGTTCCGTCTGAAGGAGGAGGACCTGCGGAAGGTGATGCACCGCATGCAGAAGGAGATGGACCGCGGGCTGAAGCTGGAGACGCACGAGGAGGCGTCGGTGAAAATGCTGCCCACCTACGTGCGCTCCACCCCCGAGGGGTCGG AGGTCGGGGATTTCCTCTCGCTGGATCTGGGCGGCACCAACTTCCGCGTGATGCTGGTGAAGGTGGGTGAGGGCGAGGAGGGGCAGTGGAAGGTGAAGACGAAGCACCAGATGTACTCCATCCCCGAGGACGCCATGACGGGGACGGCCGAGATG CTCTTCGACTACATCTCGGAGTGCATCTCCGACTTCCTGGACAAGCACCAGATGAAGCACAAAAAGCTGCCCCTGGGCTTCACCTTCTCCTTCCCCGTGCGGCACGAGGACATCGACAAG GGCATCCTGCTGAACTGGACCAAGGGCTTCAAGGCCTcgggagcagaggggaacaaCGTGGTGGGGCTGCTGCGGGACGCCATAAAACGGCGCGGG GACTTTGAGATGGACGTGGTGGCCATGGTGAACGACACCGTCGCCACCATGATCTCCTGCTACTACGAGGACCACCGCTGCGAGGTCGGCATGATCGTGG GGACGGGCTGCAACGCCTGTTACATGGAGGAGATGCACAACGTGGAGCTGGTGGAGGGCGACGAGGGCCGCATGTGTGTGAACACGGAGTGGGGCGCATTTGGGGCGTCGGGGGAGCTGGACGAGTTCCTGCTGGAGTACGACCGCGTGGTGGACGAGACCTCGCTTAACCCCG CTACGAGAAGATCATCGGGGGCAAATACATGGGGGAGATCGTGCGGCTGGTGCTGCTGCGGCTGGTGGATGAGAACCTGCTGTTCAGCGGGCAGGCCTGCGAGAAGCTCAAGACACGCGGGGCCTTCGAGACGCGCTTCGTGTCACAGGTGGAGAG CGACTCAGGAGACCGCAAGCAGATCTACAACATCCTCACAGCCTTCGGGCTGCTGCCCTCGGGGTCGGACTGCGACATCGTGCGCATGGTGTGCGAGAGCGTGTCCACACGCGCTGCCCAGATGTGCTCAGCCGGGCTGGCCGGCGTCATCAACCGCATGCGGGAGAGCCGCAGCCAGGAGACCCTCAAGATCACCGTGGGGGTGGACGGCTCTGTCTACAAGCTGCACCCCAG CTTCAAGGACCGTTTCCACGCCACGGTACGACAGCTGA
- the GCK gene encoding hexokinase-4 isoform X5 — protein sequence MLDHRSRMESWRQEKVEQILSEFRLKEEDLRKVMHRMQKEMDRGLKLETHEEASVKMLPTYVRSTPEGSEVGDFLSLDLGGTNFRVMLVKVGEGEEGQWKVKTKHQMYSIPEDAMTGTAEMLFDYISECISDFLDKHQMKHKKLPLGFTFSFPVRHEDIDKGILLNWTKGFKASGAEGNNVVGLLRDAIKRRGDFEMDVVAMVNDTVATMISCYYEDHRCEVGMIVGTGCNACYMEEMHNVELVEGDEGRMCVNTEWGAFGASGELDEFLLEYDRVVDETSLNPGQQLYEKIIGGKYMGEIVRLVLLRLVDENLLFSGQACEKLKTRGAFETRFVSQVESDSGDRKQIYNILTAFGLLPSGSDCDIVRMVCESVSTRAAQMCSAGLAGVINRMRESRSQETLKITVGVDGSVYKLHPSFKDRFHATVRQLTPGCDITFIQSEEGSGRGAALISAVACKMACMMGQ from the exons ATGTTGGACCACAGGAGCAGGATGGAGAGCTGGCGGCAGGAGAAG GTGGAGCAGATCCTGTCCGAGTTCCGTCTGAAGGAGGAGGACCTGCGGAAGGTGATGCACCGCATGCAGAAGGAGATGGACCGCGGGCTGAAGCTGGAGACGCACGAGGAGGCGTCGGTGAAAATGCTGCCCACCTACGTGCGCTCCACCCCCGAGGGGTCGG AGGTCGGGGATTTCCTCTCGCTGGATCTGGGCGGCACCAACTTCCGCGTGATGCTGGTGAAGGTGGGTGAGGGCGAGGAGGGGCAGTGGAAGGTGAAGACGAAGCACCAGATGTACTCCATCCCCGAGGACGCCATGACGGGGACGGCCGAGATG CTCTTCGACTACATCTCGGAGTGCATCTCCGACTTCCTGGACAAGCACCAGATGAAGCACAAAAAGCTGCCCCTGGGCTTCACCTTCTCCTTCCCCGTGCGGCACGAGGACATCGACAAG GGCATCCTGCTGAACTGGACCAAGGGCTTCAAGGCCTcgggagcagaggggaacaaCGTGGTGGGGCTGCTGCGGGACGCCATAAAACGGCGCGGG GACTTTGAGATGGACGTGGTGGCCATGGTGAACGACACCGTCGCCACCATGATCTCCTGCTACTACGAGGACCACCGCTGCGAGGTCGGCATGATCGTGG GGACGGGCTGCAACGCCTGTTACATGGAGGAGATGCACAACGTGGAGCTGGTGGAGGGCGACGAGGGCCGCATGTGTGTGAACACGGAGTGGGGCGCATTTGGGGCGTCGGGGGAGCTGGACGAGTTCCTGCTGGAGTACGACCGCGTGGTGGACGAGACCTCGCTTAACCCCGGTCAGCAGCT CTACGAGAAGATCATCGGGGGCAAATACATGGGGGAGATCGTGCGGCTGGTGCTGCTGCGGCTGGTGGATGAGAACCTGCTGTTCAGCGGGCAGGCCTGCGAGAAGCTCAAGACACGCGGGGCCTTCGAGACGCGCTTCGTGTCACAGGTGGAGAG CGACTCAGGAGACCGCAAGCAGATCTACAACATCCTCACAGCCTTCGGGCTGCTGCCCTCGGGGTCGGACTGCGACATCGTGCGCATGGTGTGCGAGAGCGTGTCCACACGCGCTGCCCAGATGTGCTCAGCCGGGCTGGCCGGCGTCATCAACCGCATGCGGGAGAGCCGCAGCCAGGAGACCCTCAAGATCACCGTGGGGGTGGACGGCTCTGTCTACAAGCTGCACCCCAG CTTCAAGGACCGTTTCCACGCCACGGTACGACAGCTGACTCCCGGCTGCGACATCACCTTCATCCAGTCGGAGGAGGGCAGCGGGCGCGGCGCCGCGCTCATCTCGGCCGTGGCCTGCAAGATGGCGTGCATGATGGGGCAGTGA
- the GCK gene encoding hexokinase-4 isoform X1: MRVRQDGRTRPPTSSERGEPISVALTSWLAEGVLGEGRGLFCGRGPVWRRGFRCVTGTREVGVVCTVGRGLWGRVRLDGRGLKCGRGYGARGAGPFCGRGLRVGRGLRCGAGPMGQPHPTEWAPYGAAPRCAKTLPSHNPTASPRRGAGAVLWGQRRGAILGGYAGWAPCGAPPGAVGPTAITLSPLSRSCGRPSPWDRWRAGGGDQDTEWSRMESWRQEKVEQILSEFRLKEEDLRKVMHRMQKEMDRGLKLETHEEASVKMLPTYVRSTPEGSEVGDFLSLDLGGTNFRVMLVKVGEGEEGQWKVKTKHQMYSIPEDAMTGTAEMLFDYISECISDFLDKHQMKHKKLPLGFTFSFPVRHEDIDKGILLNWTKGFKASGAEGNNVVGLLRDAIKRRGDFEMDVVAMVNDTVATMISCYYEDHRCEVGMIVGTGCNACYMEEMHNVELVEGDEGRMCVNTEWGAFGASGELDEFLLEYDRVVDETSLNPGQQLYEKIIGGKYMGEIVRLVLLRLVDENLLFSGQACEKLKTRGAFETRFVSQVESDSGDRKQIYNILTAFGLLPSGSDCDIVRMVCESVSTRAAQMCSAGLAGVINRMRESRSQETLKITVGVDGSVYKLHPSFKDRFHATVRQLTPGCDITFIQSEEGSGRGAALISAVACKMACMMGQ, translated from the exons ATGAGAGTGCGGCAGGATGGTCGAACCCGCCCACCCACCTCATCGGAGCGGGGAGAGCCAATCAGCGTCGCGCTGACGTCATGGCTGGCAGAGGGTGTGCTGGGCGAAGGGCGGGGCCTTTTTTGTGGGCGTGGCCCCGTCTGGAGGCGGGGCTTCCGGTGTGTGACGGGGACCCGTGAGGTGGGCGTGGTCTGCACGGTGGGGCGTGGTCTGTGGGGGCGTGTCCGTCTGGATGGGCGTGGCCTGAAGTGTGGGCGTGGCTATGGTGCACGTGGGGCGGGGCCTTTCTGTGGGCGGGGCCTCCGCGTTGGGCGTGGCCTCCGGTGTGGGGCCGGCCCCATGGGGCAGCCTCACCCCACAGAATGGGCCccctatggggcagccccccGATGCGCCAAAACCCTCCCTTCACACAACCCCACAGCTTCACCCCGCCGTGGGGCAGGCGCCGTGCTATGGGGCCAGCGCCGTGGGGCCATCCTGGGGGGCTACGCCGGGTGGGCCCCATGTGGGGCTCCCCCCGGCGCTGTGGGGCCGACGGCCATCACGCTGTCACCTTTGTCACGGAGCTGCGGTCGCCCGTCTCCATGGGACCGCTGGAGAGCTGGCGGTGGTGACCAGGACACGGAGTG GAGCAGGATGGAGAGCTGGCGGCAGGAGAAG GTGGAGCAGATCCTGTCCGAGTTCCGTCTGAAGGAGGAGGACCTGCGGAAGGTGATGCACCGCATGCAGAAGGAGATGGACCGCGGGCTGAAGCTGGAGACGCACGAGGAGGCGTCGGTGAAAATGCTGCCCACCTACGTGCGCTCCACCCCCGAGGGGTCGG AGGTCGGGGATTTCCTCTCGCTGGATCTGGGCGGCACCAACTTCCGCGTGATGCTGGTGAAGGTGGGTGAGGGCGAGGAGGGGCAGTGGAAGGTGAAGACGAAGCACCAGATGTACTCCATCCCCGAGGACGCCATGACGGGGACGGCCGAGATG CTCTTCGACTACATCTCGGAGTGCATCTCCGACTTCCTGGACAAGCACCAGATGAAGCACAAAAAGCTGCCCCTGGGCTTCACCTTCTCCTTCCCCGTGCGGCACGAGGACATCGACAAG GGCATCCTGCTGAACTGGACCAAGGGCTTCAAGGCCTcgggagcagaggggaacaaCGTGGTGGGGCTGCTGCGGGACGCCATAAAACGGCGCGGG GACTTTGAGATGGACGTGGTGGCCATGGTGAACGACACCGTCGCCACCATGATCTCCTGCTACTACGAGGACCACCGCTGCGAGGTCGGCATGATCGTGG GGACGGGCTGCAACGCCTGTTACATGGAGGAGATGCACAACGTGGAGCTGGTGGAGGGCGACGAGGGCCGCATGTGTGTGAACACGGAGTGGGGCGCATTTGGGGCGTCGGGGGAGCTGGACGAGTTCCTGCTGGAGTACGACCGCGTGGTGGACGAGACCTCGCTTAACCCCGGTCAGCAGCT CTACGAGAAGATCATCGGGGGCAAATACATGGGGGAGATCGTGCGGCTGGTGCTGCTGCGGCTGGTGGATGAGAACCTGCTGTTCAGCGGGCAGGCCTGCGAGAAGCTCAAGACACGCGGGGCCTTCGAGACGCGCTTCGTGTCACAGGTGGAGAG CGACTCAGGAGACCGCAAGCAGATCTACAACATCCTCACAGCCTTCGGGCTGCTGCCCTCGGGGTCGGACTGCGACATCGTGCGCATGGTGTGCGAGAGCGTGTCCACACGCGCTGCCCAGATGTGCTCAGCCGGGCTGGCCGGCGTCATCAACCGCATGCGGGAGAGCCGCAGCCAGGAGACCCTCAAGATCACCGTGGGGGTGGACGGCTCTGTCTACAAGCTGCACCCCAG CTTCAAGGACCGTTTCCACGCCACGGTACGACAGCTGACTCCCGGCTGCGACATCACCTTCATCCAGTCGGAGGAGGGCAGCGGGCGCGGCGCCGCGCTCATCTCGGCCGTGGCCTGCAAGATGGCGTGCATGATGGGGCAGTGA
- the GNLY gene encoding granulysin precursor, with product MAAALIVLLALGAAVQVAVTEPPRDDHRDLDAGSHWEQQWHLLQDGSAAWDADEGDAMGPGKGIKCRFCVSLVKKVQKIVGDDPDEDAINDALNKVCSTGRRQRSICKQLLKKLRQQLSDALQNNDDPRDVCTTLGLCKG from the exons ATGGCCGCTGCTCTCATCGTGCTGCTGGCCCTGGGGGCCG CCGTGCAGGTGGCAGTGACTGAGCCGCCCCGTGATGACCACCGGGACCTGGATGCCGGGAGCCACTGGGAGCAGCAATGGCACCTGCTGCAGGATGGTTCAGCTGCG TGGGATGCAGATGAAGGGGACGCAATGGGACCGGGCAAGGGGATTAAATGCAGATTCTGCGTCAGTCTGGTGAAGAAGGTGCAGAAGATTGTGGGTGACGACCCCGATGAG GACGCCATCAACGATGCACTGAACAAGGTGTGCAGTACGGGGAGGCGCCAGAGGAGTATCTGCAAGCAGCTGTTGAAGAAGCTCCGGCAGCAGCTCAGTGATGCACTGCAAAACAACGATGATCCCCGCGATGTGTGCACCACCCTGGGGCTGTGCAAGGGCTGA
- the GCK gene encoding hexokinase-4 isoform X2 encodes MRVRQDGRTRPPTSSERGEPISVALTSWLAEGVLGEGRGLFCGRGPVWRRGFRCVTGTREVGVVCTVGRGLWGRVRLDGRGLKCGRGYGARGAGPFCGRGLRVGRGLRCGAGPMGQPHPTEWAPYGAAPRCAKTLPSHNPTASPRRGAGAVLWGQRRGAILGGYAGWAPCGAPPGAVGPTAITLSPLSRSCGRPSPWDRWRAGGGDQDTEWLVEQILSEFRLKEEDLRKVMHRMQKEMDRGLKLETHEEASVKMLPTYVRSTPEGSEVGDFLSLDLGGTNFRVMLVKVGEGEEGQWKVKTKHQMYSIPEDAMTGTAEMLFDYISECISDFLDKHQMKHKKLPLGFTFSFPVRHEDIDKGILLNWTKGFKASGAEGNNVVGLLRDAIKRRGDFEMDVVAMVNDTVATMISCYYEDHRCEVGMIVGTGCNACYMEEMHNVELVEGDEGRMCVNTEWGAFGASGELDEFLLEYDRVVDETSLNPGQQLYEKIIGGKYMGEIVRLVLLRLVDENLLFSGQACEKLKTRGAFETRFVSQVESDSGDRKQIYNILTAFGLLPSGSDCDIVRMVCESVSTRAAQMCSAGLAGVINRMRESRSQETLKITVGVDGSVYKLHPSFKDRFHATVRQLTPGCDITFIQSEEGSGRGAALISAVACKMACMMGQ; translated from the exons ATGAGAGTGCGGCAGGATGGTCGAACCCGCCCACCCACCTCATCGGAGCGGGGAGAGCCAATCAGCGTCGCGCTGACGTCATGGCTGGCAGAGGGTGTGCTGGGCGAAGGGCGGGGCCTTTTTTGTGGGCGTGGCCCCGTCTGGAGGCGGGGCTTCCGGTGTGTGACGGGGACCCGTGAGGTGGGCGTGGTCTGCACGGTGGGGCGTGGTCTGTGGGGGCGTGTCCGTCTGGATGGGCGTGGCCTGAAGTGTGGGCGTGGCTATGGTGCACGTGGGGCGGGGCCTTTCTGTGGGCGGGGCCTCCGCGTTGGGCGTGGCCTCCGGTGTGGGGCCGGCCCCATGGGGCAGCCTCACCCCACAGAATGGGCCccctatggggcagccccccGATGCGCCAAAACCCTCCCTTCACACAACCCCACAGCTTCACCCCGCCGTGGGGCAGGCGCCGTGCTATGGGGCCAGCGCCGTGGGGCCATCCTGGGGGGCTACGCCGGGTGGGCCCCATGTGGGGCTCCCCCCGGCGCTGTGGGGCCGACGGCCATCACGCTGTCACCTTTGTCACGGAGCTGCGGTCGCCCGTCTCCATGGGACCGCTGGAGAGCTGGCGGTGGTGACCAGGACACGGAGTGGTTG GTGGAGCAGATCCTGTCCGAGTTCCGTCTGAAGGAGGAGGACCTGCGGAAGGTGATGCACCGCATGCAGAAGGAGATGGACCGCGGGCTGAAGCTGGAGACGCACGAGGAGGCGTCGGTGAAAATGCTGCCCACCTACGTGCGCTCCACCCCCGAGGGGTCGG AGGTCGGGGATTTCCTCTCGCTGGATCTGGGCGGCACCAACTTCCGCGTGATGCTGGTGAAGGTGGGTGAGGGCGAGGAGGGGCAGTGGAAGGTGAAGACGAAGCACCAGATGTACTCCATCCCCGAGGACGCCATGACGGGGACGGCCGAGATG CTCTTCGACTACATCTCGGAGTGCATCTCCGACTTCCTGGACAAGCACCAGATGAAGCACAAAAAGCTGCCCCTGGGCTTCACCTTCTCCTTCCCCGTGCGGCACGAGGACATCGACAAG GGCATCCTGCTGAACTGGACCAAGGGCTTCAAGGCCTcgggagcagaggggaacaaCGTGGTGGGGCTGCTGCGGGACGCCATAAAACGGCGCGGG GACTTTGAGATGGACGTGGTGGCCATGGTGAACGACACCGTCGCCACCATGATCTCCTGCTACTACGAGGACCACCGCTGCGAGGTCGGCATGATCGTGG GGACGGGCTGCAACGCCTGTTACATGGAGGAGATGCACAACGTGGAGCTGGTGGAGGGCGACGAGGGCCGCATGTGTGTGAACACGGAGTGGGGCGCATTTGGGGCGTCGGGGGAGCTGGACGAGTTCCTGCTGGAGTACGACCGCGTGGTGGACGAGACCTCGCTTAACCCCGGTCAGCAGCT CTACGAGAAGATCATCGGGGGCAAATACATGGGGGAGATCGTGCGGCTGGTGCTGCTGCGGCTGGTGGATGAGAACCTGCTGTTCAGCGGGCAGGCCTGCGAGAAGCTCAAGACACGCGGGGCCTTCGAGACGCGCTTCGTGTCACAGGTGGAGAG CGACTCAGGAGACCGCAAGCAGATCTACAACATCCTCACAGCCTTCGGGCTGCTGCCCTCGGGGTCGGACTGCGACATCGTGCGCATGGTGTGCGAGAGCGTGTCCACACGCGCTGCCCAGATGTGCTCAGCCGGGCTGGCCGGCGTCATCAACCGCATGCGGGAGAGCCGCAGCCAGGAGACCCTCAAGATCACCGTGGGGGTGGACGGCTCTGTCTACAAGCTGCACCCCAG CTTCAAGGACCGTTTCCACGCCACGGTACGACAGCTGACTCCCGGCTGCGACATCACCTTCATCCAGTCGGAGGAGGGCAGCGGGCGCGGCGCCGCGCTCATCTCGGCCGTGGCCTGCAAGATGGCGTGCATGATGGGGCAGTGA
- the YKT6 gene encoding synaptobrevin homolog YKT6 isoform X1, whose amino-acid sequence MRLYSLSVLYKGETRVQLLKAASDVSTFNFFQRSSVQEFMTFTSQLIVERSELGSRASVKEQDYLCHVYVRSDGLAGVVIADNEYPSRVCFTLLDKVLEEFSRQVSRADWPSGSPATISYAALDGYLSKYQNPRDADPMTRVQAELDETKIILHNTMESLLERGEKLDDLVSKSEVLGVQSKAFYKTARKQNSCCEIM is encoded by the exons ATGAGGCTGTACAGCCTGAGTGTGCTATACAAGGGCGAGACCCGCGTGCAGCTGCTGAAGGCCGCCTCCGACGTCTCCACCTTCAACTTCTTCCAGCGGTCCAG CGTGCAGGAATTCATGACCTTCACCAGCCAGCTGATCGTGGAGCGCTCggagctgggcagcagggcCTCGGTCAAGGAGCAAG ACTACCTGTGCCACGTGTACGTGCGCAGTGACGGGCTGGCCGGCGTGGTGATCGCCGACAACGAATACCCGTCACGGGTGTGCTTCACTTTGCTGGACAAG GTCCTGGAGGAGTTCTCCAGGCAGGTGAGCAGGGCAGACTGGCCCTCGGGGTCTCCTGCCACCATCAGCTACGCAGCTCTGGACGGATACCTCAGCAAATACCAG AACCCCCGCGATGCCGACCCGATGACCAGAGTGCAGGCGGAGCTGGACGAGACCAAAATCATCCTG CACAACACTATGGAGTCGCTGCTGGAGCGAGGGGAGAAGCTGGATGATCTGGTGTCCAAATCAGAGGTGCTTGGGGTGCAGTCCAAAGCCTTCTACAAAACT GCCCGAAAGCAGAACTCGTGCTGTGAGATTATGTGA